In Lolium rigidum isolate FL_2022 chromosome 3, APGP_CSIRO_Lrig_0.1, whole genome shotgun sequence, the genomic window gggcatggatgtTGCTCCAAATCCAAATCCACCGGATGTACATGTGTTTACACGATGACGTGTTAATATAACATATTTGAGCATAACACCAACATTTTAGCAGCATTTCAACAATATTTTCGTAGCATTTTCAACAATAATTATGTAGGCAATGAATATGACGAGGAGGAAGGACGACGGGATGAGAGCAAGCCCACTCCTACTAGTGCGTCTCCTTGGCAGAGGAGAGCCGGACTGCCGGAGATGTGGAAGGGAGGGCTGCCGGCCAAGCACTCCCGCACATCGTGCGAGGGAGTCATAGGGGGGCTATGAAAAAAGTGGTAATCGGTGGTTACGTGTTAGACTCACTGAGTTTGGCCTCAAGGTAGGGGTAGCTAGGCCTAGGTGAAATCACATGTCTCACTGACATATGGGACCACATGTCAGCCGGATATCTATTGGATATCCATGGGGCAAAACCTCTACCCTGCCCGCTCCCATGAGTTATCGGATATCCGTCTCATGAAATCCGTGGGCATAATCAGCCCTCCGGACCTGTGCCCATTGGAACGGATACCCAGATATGTGGATAAAATTGTCATCGATCCTTAAGCAATGGCAGTGGCATATTGGCAATGATGAATGATCGAGTTATACTTCGGAGCTTTTTTTGTTCATATTAGCAGATAGAAGTAGTCATTGTTCGGACTAAGAGTTCATTACCTCCGAAATTCAGTTCAATTCTTTACCTAGAGACAGAAGCAAGATGTTCCCGTAGGCGTAGCATTACTGAATTTTCATTACTAGCACTAGTATTCGACTTGCTAAACTCTGTATATAGTAAGAATCCACGTCCATTtacagaagaaagaaaaaaacgaGCTCCACATCTACTCTCAGAGCATGTTTGATCCAAAGAATTTGTATAAAAAACTAGTAGAATTAAATCATAGAGAATTTTTTTCTATTatggttgtttgatttgtaggattgttTTCCATACGGTTTTTTCCTAAGAATTCCTTTACACTAGATTTTATAAGAAATCGAACATCCACCCATGTCTCTTTTAAAAAATCCTTTGTTTTTTCCAGGGACGGACCGAGACGAAAATCTAACTGGAGGCATATTTTCATAATTTTGCTAAAGTTGAACTATTttctttcaaaatttgaataagtACTTGGGTCCACCCCTATTTTTTTCTTATGGAGAAATCAAATAAAGTTTGAGTTATATGAATTTCTGTAGGATCGGAGTGAGCATGACATTGCAATCCCACACTAGATGTTGGTAGTCTTTGGCAACTAAATTATTTTACCAAAATGTACTATATTAtgaaacagaggtagtactaaTCATTGTAATCACAAGACACTAAATAACTATACAACTCCCAGCGAGGAGTATTGGCTTGCGTATCTTCTAAAATTTGTTGTCATTCCCGTTTGAAGCATACATTCATCACGTGTGAGCAGTGCCATGTTCTTTCTGACCGTAAAAGAAATTCATCGATGGTAGTAAAACGCCAAGCTGGTGGCACGCCATGAGATGCAAGCAAAGGAAATGCAAGTTTATCTTCACGTTTCAATCATACACAAATCTGCAAAATATTGCATCTTTTGATCTGCATATGATTGTACTCCCAAAGATGCAACAGTGCAAGCAGAGGCTGGTGCTTTGCAAAAGTAGGATTCACGAGAAACTTCCTGATACTCTGCACTTAGTAAAGCAGAGCTCAAGCATAGAGATCATACGTTTTATGTATGAAACAtccaacatactccctccgtccacaaataagtgcacATCTAGCCTTCTAAGAAATccataaataagtgtacatctagactTCTTGGTATATTTTTTACGTTTAGACCCCTAGTACATGTCTTGATTTTAGCCTCATTAATCATTTTTGGTTTATCAATGTTGTTTTATTGGTTACTAATATGCACAACATTTATTAGCGCCTAAATCAAAGCATTTTTTTTGATTAATGAGCAGATTTATTGAAGGAATGAGGATTTTTTTACATAAAGCTTAAGATCTCTTGGAAACCGCGCGCGTCCACTTATTTATGAACGCAGGGAGTATGGGCCAACTGCGACTTCATTTCCTTAACTTACTAACTTAATATGTGCGTGCATTGTGTAGTACTCCAAAAGTCCATGCTTAGCTAGCAGGCCATCTTTGGGCCGGGTGTTCTTGCATTCGGGAGCATATACGCCCGGGGTTTTAAATGAATTTAAGCCTAGTATAAAATgtaaaaaaatcaataaaaaaaGTCGTGCATATATCTTGATGTTTTATGGGTTCACAAAGTCGGTTCACAAAAAATCAGCATTTTTTGCGCTATGcgtaaaaagataaaatttggtgTTAAAAATAAGCTCCCCACAAgacatttttcttttcttttatacatAGCACACAAAATATGTCGGTATTTTGCCAAATTTAGCATGACATATACGCGAGAAATTTGTATTCAGATTTtctttgatattttaaaatatttttgtttCTAGTGGCAGGAACATATACAGGCAAGATTGCCATTTTGGACCCAGCCCCCAAAGACGCAACACTCCCCGCCGCCCGAGTGAAGGGaaatcatcgccgccgccggccgccggccgccatgAGACTGGACTTCATGTACTCTTGCCTGCCGGCCTCCCCGatctccgccgccgccttcctctccgccGCCATCTCCGACGAAGACGGCGTTGAGGACCGCATCAGCGCCCTCCCCAACGGCCTCCTGCGCGACGTCGTCTCCCGCCTCCCCGTCGAGGACGCTGCCCGCACCAACGCGCTCTGCCGGCGCTGGCGCGGCCTTTGGCGCGCCATCCCACTCGTCCTCGATGACGCCCACCTCCTCACGGAAGGGCCCGGCGTCGACTGgcgcgcccccgccgccgcggcgGTCTCCCGCGTCCTCGCTTCCTACCCGGGCCCCTTCCGCTGCGTCCGCCTCCTCAGCAACCTCATCGACGAGTCCAACAAGGAATGCCTCGCGGAgtggctccgcctcctcgccgacAAGGGCGTGGAGGACCTGACCCTCGTCAACCGCCCCTGGGGCTTCGGCGTGCCGGCGCGGCTTCCCCCGTCCCTCCTCTCCTGCGGCGCCTCGCTCCGCCGCCTCTACCTCGGCGTCTGGTTCTTCCCCTTCACCACCGGCCTCCCCCGCAGCCCCGACGTTTTCCCTCACCTCCGGGAGCTCGGCATCTGTCACGGCATCATGCAGGAGTCCGACCTGGAGTACCTGCTCGCTTGCAGCCCCAGGCTGGAGAGCTTTGCGCTCATCACCAACTACTGCTTGCCCGACCGCGTCCGCATCGGCAGCCACAGCCTCCGTTGCGTGCTGCTCTGGCATTCCATGGCGGACGAGGTCGCCGCCATTGCCGCCCTGCGCCTGCAGCGCCTCATCGTCTACTGCACGCACCCCACTGAGGCTGGAAGGGCCTTCAAGGTCAAGATAGGCTATGCTCCTCAGCTCGCCGTGCTCGGCTACTTGGACACCACCCACGTGCTTGAGATTGACAACACCATCATCAAGGTCCAATTTTTTTTCTCTCATATTAGTTTCTCAGTGACTGGCTAGACAAATCTTTTGAATGCTTGCCCTTTAAAAGAAAAATCTTTGAGTGCTGGGTTGGTTCGCATTGAATTAAACTATCAATTTGGTCGTTGCTGCGACGATTTGCAGGCTGGGGTGACAAAAGTTAGCCCAGATGCAGTGGTTCCAAGCATCAAGGTGTTAGCTCTGAAGGTGCGCTTCAGAATCGCGGAGGAAGTGAGAACTTTGCTGAGTTTCTTGAGATGCTTCCCTGAAGTAGAGACCTTACACGTTATGGCTGTGAGCATCATCGCAATCGCTGCATTTTCTATTGCTTGCAATCCATCTTTCGCTGAATTGTGCCCTTTGATTTCCTTTTCAGTCCGACAATCACACTGACCACTATGATGACCCGGGTGAAGTCAAGGCCAGGGACAAGCTCAATTCCACGTTCTGGCAGGGGGTTGGTCCGATCAAATGCGTGCAGTCACGTGTCAAGAAGGTGGTGTTTGATCAGTTCTGCGGGGGCACAAACCAGGTTGGGTTTCTGAAGATGGTTCTTGGGAGAGCGGTGTTTCTGCAGAAGGTGATAGTCCTGCTCGCTGACCTGGATCCTATCACGGTGAGTGAGGCCACGCGCAAACTGAACCCGTTGGCTTCCAAGAGGATGTGGGCCAATAAGACCTTGCGTAAAATTTCCTTGGAGGTTCGTGGGCCCACATCAGGTCCTATTTGGGGGTACAACCAAGCATCTGATCTTTCTATCAGCGACCCATTTATTTCTTAAGGCGCTGATAGAGTGTTCGTTAGCAGCTAGAGCATCATTGTTTTAGAGCATTGCCGTTTGAACAAGTCATTTCTTGTGAAACGAAGTGATGTAGCACTAGTCTGTAGCTTTTTTTGTTTAGTGTTGGAGATTTGGAGTTCAGCAACAGAAGGTTGTGCGAAAGACTTCTTATGACTTCACTATGTAGTTACCTGTGTCGGCATGCAATGTGATTTACCTAGCTTTTACTTGCTCATGTTGTTATCTGAATGGTAACTATTATTTCTGCATTAAGTGTGATCTCCATGGCCTGTGGCTGtggcttaagagcatctccaacgatgACGCTGTAAAATCTCGCGCGCTATACCGATGATTGGGCGCGCTGTGCTACTCGCGCGCGGCATAGCGAATTTGCCCCGGCGGAGGCTGTATTTTGCAGAGCGCTGTTGGTGTGCGAAAACGCACCTCCGccagaggcgctattttgcagcgcgcgcgcgtcacaaactgctaatccgatcgtttatttttgaaaattcatcaaacaaactatgtaaatatgatcgaaaatacgaatatattttaaaagtgcGCGATACAATACGAAATTTTAACGAAAATACTAAAATAAActactcctcgccgtcgtcggactcccaggtcgaagtcggagctgctcGGTGTCGTGTCCGACACCAGCGTCGACGTCGTTGTGTACCGGAACTCGGAGGAGGACGAAAGGACGACGGCCGACGGCCCTGCGGCGTTCGCgctttcctccttcctcctcgccgccgcgtcggccctcgccttcttcctcgccgcggactcggcgcggcgcttctcgcgacTCGCCTCTtcatcgccgccatcgccgccttgTCCCCCTCCTTCtccgcgtagaaggcctccgtggcggcgacgtcctccgggaagcgCGCCCACTCATCCTGCTCCGCCACGCGCGGCgctgctcgaggtcgcgggcgcgcgccgccgctgctcgttcgtgatgagcggcgatggcggcgcgagcatctccgccgcTCGCGCGTCCAAACGTCATCGAAATTCATCCGCcggcgggggcggccgaggcgccacgtgacggcgtcgtaggctcgcgccgcctcatgcgcggtgtcgtaggtgccgagccggatccgctcctcgccggagcgaacctcggcgtcgaagcggccgctcggcggcgcgcgggacaccgcggtagccggaggatgagcggcggcgcggcggcatcttcgcgtcgaggaggaacggccggaggcggagcggcgcgggagggagagcagcggggagagagagggcgcgggaggaagacgcgtgggaggagtggcagCTTGGCCGCTTCGCGCGTGTCCTCTTTATGGCGCGCGCGGTAACGCACGCGGCAgatttcccgcgcgggatagcgcgaaagcgcgcgggcggtAAAACTTTTAGCGCGCGCGCCGTTTTCCCGCGTccgctggagcagcgcggcagcgACCGCGCGCGGCAAAACGGCGGTTTTTTTTGCCGCGCGGGGgttttagcgcgtctgttggagatgctctaatgttggTATCTGCACCCAATGTGGTTTTCGTGGTCTGACTCTGTTGATCTTAAAGTTAGGTAACGTTTATGCTTAGTTTTACTGCTTAATTAATGTGCATTTGTGTGGTATGTTCTGGAACAACTGATGTTACATCAATATTGTTCTTGATGATAAACGCTTCGTTCTGTAAATGTATCATCAAATAAGTATAGTAATAAATAAGAAATGGTAATTGAGAAGTAAAAATTGACTTGCTTTAGTTTTGTAGCTTGGTATGTAGTAGAAGTTgcacttcttttgtttacataccTGTTTAAGGATGCAAAAAATCAgtatattttaatattttttactAAGTAATTTTACATTTAATTACATTTACTTTGTAGGTTCTGGTTTTACCGTGAGGGAACTGTTGATATTTCTATTTTGGGCTAAATCTTCTGCTATGATCTTTTCTGCATGAGGCCGTGAGATTGGCCATCATTCATGCTGTACACCAATATTAATCTTTCATGTTATATGACAAATTTGGTGTCGTCATGATTAAAGTATAATCATGTGTGAGAACTAATTAATTACTTATTAAGAACTGCTAGCATTTCATTGTTCTTTTCACCAATTTTGTGTCATCTTCTTCGGGACCTGATTCTGTAGAAATATCGTCTTGTGGGAAACTGAAATTTTATAGAACTTTATAGCATTGTTCCTGAATGTAAAATATTTTTGCAGGAAGCATGTAAATAGTGAATATTACCTCTCTAAATATTGTAATGTCTGTTACAGCTTTGTTCTCAAGTTTTTCTTCAGCAGGACTGTGATCTAGTGAGTTTTCACCTCTTTGCTTTATCATTGTTGTTTCCCTTGGTTACTGGAAATGGCATCTTTATAGTATAATTCTTCTTTAAGGTTCTAGCATTTGGTTTGCCTTGTGCAATCTGGAAAGTTCTTGTTTAGTTCAGTACTTCATTCAATGTTGCTGGATTTTCTCCAATATCTACCTTCATCCCGGCCAATAGGTATGTGCTGCTGATTCTCCAACTATTTCATCTCCTGTTGGAGAAAATGCTATGGCCGGCAGTTGCCTGTACATGCAATAGTTAATGTCTAAAGGGAAATTGTATAGTAAAGTTTTAGATTATAATTTACTTATATCTCTATTGTATTTGTTGAGCTATTGCACAATGGATAAAAAAGAATTTCCTGTCTTAGTAGATGTTAACGCATTTTCAACAGCCTGGATACCACTATCTATTTGACTTCCAACAATTTTTGCTTGCGAGTGTAATGCATGTTATCCTTTATTTTTGCATGAAGTTAGTCAGGAAAACATCTCCAAAAAAGTATGGTTGAGGGCAATGTTTTCTTACCTGTTTTGGTGTATCCAAAATGGCAAGTAGTTGTTCAACAGTTTTATTCAGTTCTTCACATGGAAAATTACCGAAATCCCGTCCCTTCTTGGGCAACCCTGAAAGTATGTTCTTGTACAGACTGAAACAAGACAAACTACTTGCGTGACCCACTTAAGATCTCTTTCTTTAGTTTTCTGCTTTATTCCTTTCTTAGAAAAAAGTAGCTTCCTGTATTAGCAGCACTAGCAtcttttcataacgataacttctTTTCAGAGAACTTTCTTGATTTTGAGAAGCTGAGGCATTGCCGGTTGGGGGGACAATTGATCGAAACGAATAACAACTAGTCACGATTAGGGACAAAGCTTAGCTAGTATACGTAATGTGTTCAAGGCGCATTTCCTCCAACAACTAGACTAAAGAAAATAAGGGCAGAAGGATTTACTTAAACGTTGTTGCATGAGCGGCTTCTGAATGAGTGGTTGATGATTCATTTTCTGATTATTACCCGCTAGCTACTGAAGCAACAGTGTGACGTCGGCCCACTGGAACGAGGTACCTAAAAATAAATTGCAGGttatatattttctattttttgtgAATCTGGAATAGTGATTACCTTGCTTAAACTGCTCTGCTTCTGGGAATTCTGGATTGATGAACATTTTTGTTACAGACGTGGTAGTTAGTTGGCACTCATCAGTATGTGTAATTGACATGGTGGATTGCCGATTTACTTACTTTTATATGTATACAGATTTTAGAGAATATAACATATGCCACCTCATCTGCTACTTAACTTTATCACTTCTGATTCGTCAAAAGTTGTAGCAAACTCTTTCCACACAATTTTGGTCTCCACTCTTTCGCTATATCCAAATGTTTATCAAACATATGATCAATGAATCTCTGGACATACATATTGTGTGATTTGTGTCAAGGGTACCCACCATTCATCTTTTATTCCTATTACACGGGTGGGTTGTCCTTTATTGGTTGTTTTGAGTTGAGTGATCGAACAAATGGTTTCCACAAATCTGCAAGGAAAAAGCATGATgtcaatttagacatattttcTAGATCTTATTTTgttatatatatagtgaaaaataatatttttgtatCAACTGTGCTTTTATGTTTGAAATGTCATCAAAAGTCAGCAAAATCAAACTTGTGGTGTGGACCAGCAGATTCCATTTCTCGGACTTTGGCATTGACTGAGTTGATATCATATTTCATATTTGTGTGTTCTGTAAGTGTCTATTAGTTTGGTGGGTAACACATGGGACAAGAGAAACCACTTCACAGGAGGAGATGGAAGAAAATTGTAACTGTCTTTCTTGAGTTCGTAGGCACCCCAAATACAAGAAATTGTGACATCAATTTGGCAGTGCTAGACCTACCAACCATTAAATTGGAAGGTTTAGAGGCAGAATTCACATAGTAAGAGATTTGGAATACAATCAAAGAACTACCAGCAGACAAAGCCCCAGGTGTAGATGACTTCTCTGGCCAGATTTTACCAATCTTGTTGGGAGATATCAAGATGATATTATGGCAGCAATCTGGCAATTCACTAAGGAACATGGTGGATATTTTTATCTGCTCAATCAATCTTATATCACACTTTGGCGTAAGAAAGAACGAGCAGTGGACATTGCAGACTTTCGTCCTATCAGTCTAGTGCATGGAGTGGCAAAAATCTTCTCAAAAGCGTTGGCTTGCAGGCTTGCACCATACATTGATCTCTTGATCGCAGTGAACCAAAGTGCACTCATTAGAGGGCGTTCTATGCATGACAAATTGATTCTTGTAAGTTGGCATGGTAAGATGCTACGGCATGGGACTTATCGCTACTGTTATTTCTGCAAATAATGAACGTTCTGAATGCACTGGTCATAAAGCAGAGGGAAGGTTTTCATTTTTCAGAGCCTTCAGAGTTGGGGAGTGAAGCACAGGCTATACGACGCAACAATATTTGTCAGGCCACTATCCTCTGAACTGGAAGCAGCTAAATCACTGTTGGATCTTTTGGAGAAGTGCTGGTCTGGTCTGTAATATGAGTAAATGTGTGATTGCTACAGTTTTCTGCGCTAACATTGACCTTACAGAAGCAACGGCACCATTTAATGTCAGTTGGGAAGCTTTCCTTATATTCGATTGACACTGTCTTTGAAGGCGCTTACAAAAAATGGATCTGCAGTTATTGATTGAAAAGATTGCAAGAAAACTTACAACATGGCGCACCCTAACAGGCATTGCTTAGTTGCCTGGGAACAAGTGTGCAAACCACAAAAGTTTGGAGGGCCTGGTATTCACAATCTCAGTTATCTAAGTGGTGCTTTAAAAATGAGGTGGAGATGGGCTGAGAGAGAAGGATCTGCTAGGGCATAGCATGGTTTGGGTTTCTCAATTAACAATTGTTCCAGACAGCATGCAAGTGCATTTTGGGCAGAAGAAACATATGGAGTGATGGAAGAAGCCCAGCACAAAATGCTCCGACACTAGTAAAATTTGTAGGAGGGCGTGGAACGAAAAAACGAACTGTCACTGAACCTTTGCTGAGACAATTAGTGGTTTGCAGATATTAAAGGAGCTCCAAGTGTGCTAGCCATAACTGAATTTGTTGATCTGTGGACTGTGATTCAGGCTCAACCTCCCATATCTGCAATAGATGACACCTTTGTGTGGCGCCTGACTGCTAATGGATGGTAGTCTGCTTCTTCAGCATACAATGTTTTTCTCTCTGGAACTATGGAAGCGGACTATGCAAAGAATCTTTGGAAAAATTGCGCTCCTCTCAAGGAAAAACTTTTCATCTGGCTAGCTCTAAGAAATAAATGTTGGTCAACAGATAGGCTGTAGCGAAGATGGTTCGACCATTTGCCTAAGTTCACTTTCTAAGACCAAGTCCTAGAAACAATGAATCACCTAATTACCCAATGTCCATTCTCTCGAGAATTCCGGTTCTGGTTCTGGTTCTGTTAGAATAGAGGAGTGACTGGCATGGTCCCAAATCCTCAGCGAACTGCCAAGGATTGGTGGTTGTCGCAAAGGATGCGAGCCTCGGGGGATAGTGGCAAAGAGCTAGCTGTAATAGCTATTGTGGAGATGCGAAAGTTGTGGTTAGAAATAAATGCTAGTACTTCCTATATAGAGTACAACGCTCCTGCAAGCAGTGCACTCAGTAATTGACGAATTAACGATGTGGGAAAAAGCAAAAATGAAAGTAGGGCGATGAGTAATCTTATGGCTAGTGGAGGCACATGAGATGCGTGTGTTGTAAGCTCCAAATCTGTGAAATCTTTGTTCAATCTTAATGGAATGACATGCAACCATTGGTTGCCTGTTCTTGAGAAAAAGAAGAATTGCTCGGTCGATTTCATAAGATCAATGTTTACTGTGCATTGTTTGTCTCTGAAACTTCTGAAATTAGTAGGAAAGCCCAGGTGTTGGACAAACTTTAGCTTTTGTTAAATCTTAATAGGACGATATGCTGTAACTCCCGTTTGGAATTTTAAACTGAAACTACTTTTGTCCCCGTAGGATAATTCGTTCATGTTCGTCTGGTACACGTATAAGAGCCATATGCCATACGTACTTGTCCACTTGGTTAATTTCTTGATTTTATTCTTTAGAATAATAGTGACACGAGCTTTGCCATTCTTGCTAATTCAGCAAGGCATGAAGTATGCAACTACAGAGTACCGTGTACGAGTAGCAGCCTACTGTGTGCAACCTGCAGGTTTGCAGCACTACGTTTTTTGCAACGGTCAAAGGTGAAGACAGGGATGGAGCTAATCGTTCTTAGCCCTGGGGGGCGACCGGACGGCGCGTTGCAGTGATCAGAGGTTTGTCTGCTGCATTTTACCAATCGATCCCTCTTGGGTTTCGTCATATTGGTTGGTTACTCCCACCATTGACAtcttcgttgacataactagttcCGCTTGTCCCATCGGGGCTATTTTATCATCCTGAGACCTACCATTTCCATCTTCCTCTAAAAAAATACATATTTTTGTTACTATctaaaaaaatacatttttgtttATTTAGGGAAAGAAAGATAGTGGAATTCGACACGGAACCAAGAACCAGAATGATCGAATTGCACAAGCTACTACTAATATGTTGTGCCAACCCAATATATTCTGCCGCACCTTCCATTTGCTTCTGCTCCCTGAATCGCAACTATGCATAGACCATCTCATCGCCGCTGGATCCACCCACTCCTTATGTACATGGTTGGTCTTAACCATGGTGTATCAAGCATAGAGATATAAATTTCTCGTGTACTATCTGCACTAAATTCTTGACCTACCATGATCTTCAGTTCAAGTAATAGGTTATGATCGTCCCTTCAACCAATTGTGAACTTGCTAGCATGCCCAAGTAGTCAACTTTTAGTTACCCTCTTGAGTTCCATAATAAGTAGTTAATTTTACTTTTGATTCCGTATTAAAATTAATGTTTACTGTGTATTGTTTGTCTGTGGAAACTTCTGAAGTTAATAGGAAAACCCAGGTGTTGGAGAACCGTCGGCATAACCGCAGTGGCGGAGCATGAATAAAAAACAAGAGAGGGCTAATTCCATTGAAAACACAAAATGGAAAAGGCGGCCAAGGCATATAACATGAATAATGTATGTAGTTTTTTGGACCAGCATGAATCCAGACATGGATAGCGGTGATTTCTTGGGAGAAAAAAATGAAAGTTGCCAGGGCCCACGTAGGCAACTTTTTTTTGGTGGCGCCACGTTTTCGCAACATAATTTTCGTAGTTTGAAGGGAGACATAATGGACAATTAAATGGTGTTCTCATGATGGTATATTTCTTTTCATGCATAAAAATCACatatacatggttcacaacacaaCTAAACTATCTAACATGAGCAGGGGCATCCCAATTCTGGATGAAATAATAAGAAACATACCTGCCTAACCAGGATCTGGAGCAGGGCGTTGTAGTATTGCAGCTTGGTGGGACTGGAGCGGCTTCAGGGCTTCAGGCAGCTAGGCAGGAGCGGACCGGCAGCAGAAGTAAGGCACAAGATCGCCGGTCGCGATGTAGAGAAGACGATAAGAAGGGAGTTGAGGGCGAGGGCAGAGGGCCATTGACGGAGCGAGATCATGGAACCATGCATGGAAGACCTAGCAGCTAGCGATCAGCGCAATCAGGTTGCTATGGTCTATGCCTATGAAGGCGGACGCGTGCGATCGGCTTCGTTTTATCGCTTCGGTGTGGCGGAATTGATTACGGGAAACGAAGAGAATATGAGCTGGGCTACGCTACAGGCGGTGAGTACAGGTAGTAAAAGAAAACTTGCACTtcggaagggggggggggggtcgtggCCCAGTTTCGTCTCCATGACGCTCCGCCCGTGCATAACCGTACACTAAAGTGGCTCATCCTCAAGGTTTCAAGACGTATCAGTCCTACAATAGCTCTTGCTTATGACACTTGACCCATTCACTGTCACTACCATTGTTGGAACGGGTGATGAGGATGAACATGTGCCAAAGCAGACTTGAGCTTTCCGGAATGGAGAGATGCAAAGCATTGAGGCGCATGTCGCTCACATGTCGTTCATGGACGACACCGGGGAGTCCCACCCCATTTCTGAAGGGCGGCAACCTAGCGTGTCCCCTCTCGCCGCCACCGGAAGATGCCACCGAGGTCTTGGAGAAGGAGGTGAGGATAGGCGCCTAGGCGCAGGGAGCAAGAGGTGAGAGATTGGATTAATTCTGCTTGTTCCTTGAAACGCATAGGGATAGGCTTTATATAATAGCCAATTACAGAATTTGCATCTAACTCTAACTCTAATTTAGGTAATTGGCAGGGTAACCTTCTTCGAGACTAAACCTTTNNNNNNNNNNNNNNNNNNNNNNNNNNNNNNNNNNNNNNNNNNNNNNNNNNNNNNNNNNNNNNNNNNNNNNNNNNNNNNNNNNNNNNNNNNNNNNNNNNNNATGTGAATAAAATgtagcggaaggttctatggaaggttctagaaggttctagaaaagtccggaagaaaccaccaaggaaggtggagtccacatgggactccacctccatggccggccaaccctagtgggggaggagtcccaagtggactcccgcc contains:
- the LOC124696910 gene encoding FBD-associated F-box protein At5g60610-like, translating into MRLDFMYSCLPASPISAAAFLSAAISDEDGVEDRISALPNGLLRDVVSRLPVEDAARTNALCRRWRGLWRAIPLVLDDAHLLTEGPGVDWRAPAAAAVSRVLASYPGPFRCVRLLSNLIDESNKECLAEWLRLLADKGVEDLTLVNRPWGFGVPARLPPSLLSCGASLRRLYLGVWFFPFTTGLPRSPDVFPHLRELGICHGIMQESDLEYLLACSPRLESFALITNYCLPDRVRIGSHSLRCVLLWHSMADEVAAIAALRLQRLIVYCTHPTEAGRAFKVKIGYAPQLAVLGYLDTTHVLEIDNTIIKAGVTKVSPDAVVPSIKVLALKVRFRIAEEVRTLLSFLRCFPEVETLHVMASDNHTDHYDDPGEVKARDKLNSTFWQGVGPIKCVQSRVKKVVFDQFCGGTNQVGFLKMVLGRAVFLQKVIVLLADLDPITVSEATRKLNPLASKRMWANKTLRKISLEVRGPTSGPIWGYNQASDLSISDPFIS